In Cucurbita pepo subsp. pepo cultivar mu-cu-16 chromosome LG04, ASM280686v2, whole genome shotgun sequence, the following are encoded in one genomic region:
- the LOC111793565 gene encoding zinc finger CCCH domain-containing protein 55 gives MDAYEASSLVYAKIKNLEPENASKIMGFLLIQDLGDKELIRLAFGPETLLHSLILKAKAHLGFSLNSSSSSTPSSPSPLNPIARPSNTNPFSQSKNPSSSSPSSTSSWSFSGITNNVISPKSTSLLSYDCIRAPPFSMPPFLQHKNGFGDSEVSEEPQVNDYLSFLNESSSSRGEQNWSQSMDNAETPFHRRSYSASDVCFGSEDGGFGVGYKPCLYFARGFCKNGSNCKFLHGDFPDLVDPSAAIVGSPSKLEGLFDQREEFMRYKAAQQQRLATASEFMAGVSPSQYNKYINFLLQQQNETHRATAAALMMGDEYQKFGISRNERNDFLALAAEKRNSASRQIYLTFPADSTFKDEDVSEYFSKFGPVQDVRIPYQQKRMFGFVTFVYPETVKHILAKGNPHFICESRVLVKPYKEKGKVPEKRQQHQQPQLERGDFSPCLSPSGLDARDPYDLNLGARMMYNTQGMMLRRKLEEQAELQQALELQGRRLLNLQLPDLKNDQLHHHHPHNLPICSPLSTESHNQMNQNIYPPDFINQEASEGHENNQVTTNNAMSTPQNFQLEENPCFIQSKAMDDGYNSKLLEIHKSVEQVLPDSPFASPKKSASSQHLDFSSVKADGCGPNTLPSSSQSNASLATGLAGDIAAP, from the exons ATGGATGCATATGAAGCAAGTAGTTTGGTTTATGCGAAGATCAAGAACTTGGAGCCTGAAAACGCTTCGAAAATCATGGGGTTTCTTCTCATTCAAGACCTTGGCGATAAGGAGTTGATTCGTTTGGCTTTTGGCCCTGAAACCCTTTTGCATTCATTGATTTTGAAGGCCAAAGCTCATTTAGGGTTTTCTCtgaactcttcttcttcttcaacgcCTTCTTCGCCTTCGCCTCTTAATCCCATCGCTAGACCTTCCAACACTAACCCTTTCTCTCAATCTAaaaacccttcttcttcttctccttcctcaACAAGTTCTTGGTCGTTTTCAGGAATCACTAACAATGTCATTAGCCCTAAATCcacttcccttctttcttaTGACTGTATTCGAGCTCCCCCTTTTTCAATGCCTCCATTTTTGCAGCACAAAAATGGGTTTGGAGATTCTGAAGTCAGTGAAGAGCCGCAAGTTAACGATTACCTTTCGTTTCTAAACGAGTCGTCTTCTTCAAGAGGTGAGCAGAATTGGAGTCAATCTATGGATAATGCTGAGACCCCTTTTCATAGAAGGAGCTACTCTGCTAGTGATGTTTGTTTTGGCTCAGAAGATGGAGGATTTGGAGTTGGGTATAAGCCTTGTCTTTACTTTGCTAGAGGGTTTTGTAAAAATGGTAGCAATTGCAAGTTCTTGCATGGCGATTTCCCTGACTTGGTTGATCCTTCTGCTGCCATTGTTGGGTCTCCTAGCAAACTAGAGGGCTTGTTTGATCAACGTGAGGAGTTCATGAGATATAAGGCTGCTCAACAACAGAGATTAGCCACTGCTTCTGAGTTCATGGCTGGAGTTTCACCTTCTCAGTATAACAAATACATCAATTTTCTACTTCAACAACAGAATGAAACTCATAG AGCTACAGCAGCAGCGCTCATGATGGGAGATGAGTATCAAAAGTTTGGCATTTCCAGAAACGAAAGGAATGATTTCTTGGCTTTGGCTGCCGAGAAGCGAAATTCAGCGTCGAGACAGATTTATTTGACATTCCCAGCTGATAGCACCTTCAAGGATGAAGATGTTTCAGAGTATTTCAG CAAATTTGGGCCTGTGCAAGATGTTAGGATTCCGTACCAACAGAAGAGGATGTTCGGGTTCGTTACGTTTGTCTATCCAGAAACGGTAAAACATATATTGGCAAAGGGGAACCCACATTTCATATGCGAATCACGAGTACTCGTGAAACCATACAAAGAGAAGGGAAAAGTTCCAGAAAA GAGGCAGCAGCATCAACAACCGCAACTCGAGAGGGGAGACTTTTCTCCTTGTTTGAGCCCCTCTGGACTGGACGCTCGGGATCCTTACGACCTAAACCTCG GAGCAAGAATGATGTATAACACTCAAGGGATGATGTTGCGTAGGAAATTAGAAGAGCAAGCTGAGTTGCAGCAAGCACTCGAACTTCAGGGAAGAAGGCTATTGAATCTCCAGCTTCCCGACTTGAAGAACGATCAGCTACACCACCATCACCCACACAATTTACCTATCTGTTCTCCATTATCCACCGAATCGCATAATCAAATGAATCAGAATATTTATCCTCCTGATTTTATAAACCAAGAAGCTTCTGAAG GTCATGAGAATAACCAAGTAACTACCAACAATGCGATGAGCACGCCGCAAAACTTTCAGCTGGAAGAGAATCCTTGTTTtatccaaagcaaagccatggaCGACGGCTACAACTCCAAACTGCTCGAAATCCACAAAAG TGTTGAGCAGGTCCTTCCTGATAGCCCATTTGCTTCTCCTAAAAAATCTGCATCGAGCCAACATCTCGACTTTTCTTCTGTTAAAGCAGACGGGTGTGGTCCCAATACATTACCGTCATCGTCTCAGAGCAACGCATCACTGGCTACCGGTCTTGCTGGTGACATAGCTGCCCCTTAA
- the LOC111792109 gene encoding RNA-binding protein Y14-like, with protein MASADVEAVDFEPEEDDLMDEDGAAEADVSPRAPFPKLKSAITGGASSTLAGGLKKTKGRGFREDSDRNTRLAGSDFDSLNSADGPGVQRSIEGWIILVSGVHEEAQEDDLQNAFGDFGEIKNLHLNLDRRTGFVKGYALIEYESFEEAEKAISAMDGAELLTQIINVDWAFSRGPIRRKNTRPARERRSRSPRRRY; from the exons ATGGCCAGCGCTGATGTTGAGGCTGTCGACTTTGAGCCCGAGGAAGACGACCTCATGGACGAGGATGGAGCCGCCGAAGCCGATGTCTCCCCACGAGCTCCTTTTCCTAAGCTCAAATCCGCCATTACTGGTGGCGCATCTTCCACGTTGGCCGGTGGTTTGAAGAAAACCAAGGGTCGTGGATTTCGAGAAGATTCTGATCGTAACACCCGTCTTGCTGGGTCGGACTTCGATTCCCTCAACTCTGCTGATGGCCCTGGCGTCCAACGAT CTATTGAAGGATGGATCATTCTGGTATCTGGTGTACACGAAGAGGCACAGGAGGATGATCTACAAAATGCATTTGGTGACTTTGGGGAGATAAAGAATTTGCATCTAAATCTCGATCGCCGTACTGGGTTTGTCAAG GGGTATGCGTTGATCGAATACGAGAGCTTTGAGGAAGCAGAGAAAGCAATATCTGCCATGGATGGAGCTGAACTTCTGACCCAAATTATCAATGTTGATTGGGCATTCAGCCGTGGACCCATCAGAAGAAAGAACACAAG ACCTGCACGAGAACGACGTTCGAGGAGCCCAAGGAGGAGATATTGA